Proteins from a genomic interval of Pseudomonas sp. RC10:
- a CDS encoding 2-dehydro-3-deoxy-6-phosphogalactonate aldolase, protein MLKQALAQNGLVAILRGLRPEEAPAIGDVLYAAGFRVIEVPLNSPQPYDSIRLLRQRLPADCLIGAGTVLTAGHVRQVKEAGGQVIVMPHSDPDVLRAAKAEGLLLSPGVATPTEAFAALANGADVLKLFPAEQMGPAVVKAWLAVLPAGTILLPVGGITPDNMKVFLDAGVRGFGLGSGLFKPGMSADDVAERAKAYVEAWNQARPSKDQ, encoded by the coding sequence ATGCTCAAGCAAGCCCTCGCGCAAAACGGCCTGGTGGCGATCCTTCGCGGCCTGCGCCCTGAAGAAGCTCCGGCCATCGGCGACGTCCTGTATGCCGCCGGATTCCGCGTCATTGAAGTGCCGCTCAATTCCCCGCAGCCGTACGACAGCATCCGCTTGCTGCGTCAGCGTCTTCCTGCCGACTGCCTGATCGGCGCGGGCACGGTATTGACCGCGGGGCACGTGCGTCAGGTGAAAGAGGCGGGCGGCCAAGTCATCGTCATGCCTCACAGTGATCCTGACGTGCTGCGCGCCGCCAAGGCCGAAGGCCTGCTGTTGTCGCCGGGTGTGGCGACGCCGACCGAGGCGTTCGCCGCGCTGGCCAATGGCGCCGACGTGCTGAAACTGTTTCCTGCCGAACAAATGGGGCCCGCCGTGGTAAAGGCCTGGCTGGCGGTGCTGCCTGCGGGAACGATTCTGCTGCCGGTGGGCGGCATCACGCCGGACAACATGAAGGTGTTTCTGGACGCCGGTGTGCGAGGCTTTGGCCTGGGTTCGGGCCTGTTCAAACCGGGCATGAGCGCCGACGACGTCGCGGAGCGAGCCAAGGCGTATGTGGAGGCTTGGAATCAGGCGCGTCCGTCGAAAGATCAATAA
- a CDS encoding MFS transporter: MRTQTLPEARAITATPTRKRFFIMVLLFITVVINYLDRSNLSIAAPALTSELGIDPVHVGLVFSAFGWTYAAMQLPGGWLVDRVPPRILYTVALALWSVATIFLGFVGSFVGLFVLRMAVGALEAPAYPINSRVVTAWFPEKERATAVGFYTSGQFVGLAFLTPVLAWLQATFGWHMVFVATGGVGVIWAAIWYMVYREPRDFKGVNQGEIDLIKEGGGLVDIQTDTDKAKSGFSWGDLGIVLSKRKLWGIYLGQFCLNSTLWFFLTWFPTYLVKYRGMDFIKSGLLASLPFLAAFVGVLCSGFFSDWLIRRGHTVGFARKLPIIAGLLISTSIIGANYVESTPLVIAFLALAFFGNGLASITWSLVSTLAPARLLGLTGGTFNLIGNLAAIATPIVIGFLASGDSFAPAITYIAVLALLGALSYILLVGKVERIEL; this comes from the coding sequence ATGCGCACACAGACCTTGCCGGAGGCGCGGGCGATCACGGCCACGCCGACCCGCAAACGCTTTTTCATCATGGTGCTGCTGTTCATCACCGTGGTGATCAATTACCTCGACCGCAGCAACCTGTCTATCGCCGCTCCTGCACTGACCAGCGAACTGGGCATCGATCCGGTCCACGTCGGTCTGGTGTTCTCGGCCTTCGGTTGGACCTACGCGGCCATGCAATTGCCCGGCGGCTGGCTGGTGGACCGGGTGCCGCCGCGCATTCTCTATACCGTGGCGCTGGCCCTGTGGTCCGTCGCCACCATTTTCCTCGGCTTCGTTGGCAGCTTCGTTGGCCTGTTCGTGCTGCGCATGGCCGTGGGCGCGCTGGAAGCCCCGGCTTATCCGATCAACAGCCGCGTGGTCACCGCATGGTTTCCTGAAAAAGAACGCGCCACAGCGGTTGGCTTCTACACCTCCGGCCAGTTCGTCGGCCTGGCGTTTCTCACCCCGGTACTGGCCTGGCTGCAAGCCACGTTTGGTTGGCACATGGTGTTTGTCGCGACCGGTGGCGTGGGCGTGATCTGGGCGGCGATCTGGTACATGGTCTATCGCGAGCCCCGCGATTTCAAAGGCGTGAATCAGGGCGAAATCGACCTGATCAAAGAGGGCGGTGGTCTGGTGGACATTCAGACCGACACCGATAAAGCCAAAAGCGGTTTCAGTTGGGGCGACCTCGGCATCGTCCTCAGCAAACGCAAACTGTGGGGCATTTACCTGGGGCAGTTCTGCCTCAACTCGACACTGTGGTTCTTCCTCACCTGGTTCCCCACCTATCTCGTGAAATACCGTGGCATGGACTTCATCAAGTCCGGCCTGCTGGCCTCGCTGCCGTTTCTTGCGGCATTCGTGGGTGTGCTGTGCTCAGGGTTCTTTTCGGACTGGTTGATCCGTCGCGGCCACACCGTGGGTTTTGCCCGCAAGCTGCCAATCATCGCCGGCTTGCTGATCTCCACCTCAATCATCGGCGCCAACTACGTTGAATCGACGCCATTGGTCATCGCGTTCCTGGCGTTGGCGTTTTTCGGCAATGGTCTGGCGTCGATCACGTGGTCGCTGGTTTCGACCCTGGCCCCGGCGCGCTTGCTGGGCTTGACCGGCGGCACGTTCAACCTAATCGGCAACCTGGCAGCCATTGCGACACCCATCGTGATCGGCTTCCTCGCGTCGGGCGATTCGTTCGCCCCGGCGATCACCTACATCGCCGTGCTGGCATTGTTGGGGGCGTTGTCCTACATCCTGTTGGTGGGCAAGGTCGAGCGGATCGAGCTGTAA
- the asd gene encoding aspartate-semialdehyde dehydrogenase, whose protein sequence is MKRVGLVGWRGMVGSVLMQRMLEEQDFDLIEPVFFTTSNVGGQGPSVGKDIAPLKDAYSIDELKTLDVVLTCQGGDYTNEVFPKLREAGWQGYWIDAASSLRMQDDAVIILDPVNRKVIDQQLDAGTKNYIGGNCTVSLMLMGLGGLFEAGLVEWMNVMTYQAASGAGAQNMRELIKQMGTINAAVADDLANPASAILDIDRKVAEAMRSDAFPTENFGVPLAGSLIPWIDKELPNGQSREEWKGQAETNKILGRFNRPIPVDGICVRIGAMRCHSQALTIKLNKDVPIADIEGMISQHNPWVKLVPNTREASIQELSPTSVTGTLNIPVGRLRKLNMGSQYLGAFTVGDQLLWGAAEPLRRMLRILLER, encoded by the coding sequence ATGAAACGTGTAGGTCTGGTCGGTTGGCGCGGCATGGTGGGTTCCGTGCTCATGCAGCGAATGCTGGAAGAGCAGGATTTCGATCTCATTGAGCCGGTTTTTTTCACCACCTCCAACGTCGGCGGACAAGGTCCGTCGGTGGGCAAGGACATTGCGCCGTTGAAAGATGCGTACAGCATCGACGAGCTCAAGACCCTTGACGTGGTGCTGACTTGCCAGGGCGGCGACTACACCAACGAGGTGTTCCCGAAGCTGCGCGAAGCGGGCTGGCAGGGTTACTGGATCGACGCGGCTTCGTCCCTGCGCATGCAGGACGACGCGGTGATCATCCTCGACCCGGTCAACCGCAAGGTCATCGACCAGCAGCTGGACGCGGGCACCAAGAACTATATTGGTGGCAACTGCACCGTCAGCCTGATGCTGATGGGGCTGGGCGGTCTGTTCGAGGCCGGTCTGGTCGAGTGGATGAACGTGATGACCTATCAGGCGGCCTCGGGCGCCGGCGCGCAGAACATGCGCGAGCTGATCAAGCAGATGGGCACCATCAACGCAGCGGTCGCCGATGATCTGGCGAACCCTGCCAGCGCGATTCTGGACATCGACCGCAAAGTGGCCGAGGCCATGCGCAGCGACGCGTTCCCGACCGAGAACTTCGGCGTGCCGCTGGCGGGTAGCCTGATCCCGTGGATCGACAAGGAACTGCCGAACGGTCAGAGCCGCGAAGAGTGGAAAGGGCAGGCAGAGACCAACAAGATTCTGGGTCGCTTCAACCGTCCAATCCCGGTCGATGGCATCTGCGTGCGCATCGGTGCGATGCGTTGCCACAGCCAGGCGCTGACCATCAAGCTGAACAAGGACGTGCCGATTGCCGACATCGAAGGCATGATCAGCCAGCACAACCCGTGGGTGAAGTTGGTGCCGAACACTCGGGAGGCAAGCATTCAGGAGCTGAGCCCGACGTCGGTGACCGGTACGCTCAACATTCCGGTTGGCCGTCTGCGCAAGCTGAACATGGGTTCTCAATACCTGGGCGCGTTTACCGTGGGCGACCAACTGCTGTGGGGCGCGGCCGAACCGCTGCGTCGCATGCTGCGGATTCTGCTGGAGCGTTGA
- the dgoD gene encoding galactonate dehydratase: MKITKLTTFIVPPRWCFLKVETDQGVTGWGEPVVEGRAHTVAAAVEELSDYLIGKDPRNIEDIWTVLYRGGFYRGGAIHMSALAGIDQALWDIKGKALGVSVSDLLGGQVRDKIRVYSWIGGDRPADTARAAKEAVSRGFTAVKMNGTEELQFLDTFEKVDLALANVAAVRDAVGPNVGIGVDFHGRVHKPMAKVLMKELDPYKLMFIEEPVLSENYEALKELAPLTSTPIALGERLFSRWDFKRVLSEGYVDIIQPDASHAGGITETRKIANMAEAYDVALALHCPLGPIALAACLQLDAACYNAFIQEQSLGIHYNESNDLLDYIKNPEVFDYDKGVVKIPNGPGLGIEINEEYVKERAAIGHRWRNPIWRHADGSFAEW; this comes from the coding sequence ATGAAAATCACCAAACTCACGACCTTCATCGTCCCGCCGCGCTGGTGCTTCCTCAAAGTGGAAACCGATCAGGGCGTGACCGGTTGGGGCGAACCCGTGGTCGAAGGCCGTGCTCACACGGTGGCCGCAGCGGTTGAGGAATTGTCCGACTACCTGATCGGAAAAGACCCGCGCAACATTGAGGACATCTGGACCGTGCTGTATCGCGGCGGCTTCTATCGCGGCGGCGCCATTCATATGAGTGCGCTGGCCGGGATCGACCAGGCGCTGTGGGACATCAAAGGGAAAGCACTGGGCGTCTCGGTCAGCGACCTGCTGGGCGGCCAGGTGCGCGACAAGATCCGCGTCTATTCGTGGATCGGCGGCGACCGGCCTGCTGACACTGCACGCGCGGCAAAAGAAGCCGTTTCCCGTGGCTTCACCGCCGTGAAAATGAACGGCACTGAAGAGCTGCAATTCCTCGACACCTTCGAGAAGGTTGATCTGGCCTTGGCCAATGTCGCCGCCGTGCGTGATGCCGTCGGCCCGAACGTCGGCATTGGCGTGGATTTCCATGGCCGGGTGCACAAGCCCATGGCCAAAGTGCTGATGAAGGAACTGGACCCGTACAAGCTGATGTTTATCGAAGAGCCGGTGCTCAGCGAGAACTACGAAGCGCTGAAAGAACTGGCGCCGCTGACCAGCACGCCGATTGCGCTGGGGGAGCGGCTGTTCTCCCGCTGGGACTTCAAGCGCGTGTTGAGCGAAGGCTACGTCGACATCATCCAGCCGGACGCGTCCCACGCCGGTGGCATCACCGAAACCCGCAAGATCGCCAACATGGCCGAAGCCTACGACGTGGCGCTGGCCCTGCATTGCCCGCTGGGGCCGATTGCGCTGGCAGCGTGCCTGCAACTGGACGCGGCCTGCTACAACGCGTTCATTCAGGAGCAGAGCCTGGGCATTCACTACAACGAGAGCAATGACCTGCTCGACTACATCAAGAACCCTGAGGTCTTCGATTACGACAAGGGCGTGGTGAAAATCCCGAACGGCCCGGGCCTGGGGATCGAGATCAACGAGGAATACGTCAAGGAACGCGCCGCCATCGGCCACCGCTGGCGCAACCCGATCTGGCGCCACGCCGATGGCAGTTTTGCCGAGTGGTGA
- the leuD gene encoding 3-isopropylmalate dehydratase small subunit, which yields MKPFTQHTGLVAPLDRANVDTDQIIPKQFLKSIRRTGFGPNLFDEWRYLDVGQPYQDNSKRPLNKDFVLNHERYQGASVLLARENFGCGSSREHAPWALEEYGFRSIIAPSYADIFFNNSFKNGLLPIILSESEVDELFKAVEAKPGYQLKVDLAAQTVTAESGKVYNFEIDAFRKHCLLNGLDDIGLTLVDGDAIAAFEGKHRASQPWLFR from the coding sequence ATGAAGCCTTTTACTCAACACACCGGGTTGGTCGCTCCGCTGGACCGCGCCAACGTCGACACTGACCAGATCATTCCCAAGCAGTTCTTGAAGTCGATCCGTCGCACCGGCTTCGGTCCGAACCTGTTCGACGAGTGGCGTTATCTGGACGTGGGTCAGCCGTACCAGGACAACTCCAAGCGTCCGCTGAACAAGGATTTCGTCCTCAACCACGAACGTTACCAAGGCGCCAGCGTGTTGCTGGCCCGTGAGAACTTCGGCTGCGGTTCGAGCCGCGAACACGCGCCGTGGGCCCTGGAAGAGTACGGTTTTCGCAGCATCATCGCGCCGAGCTACGCCGACATCTTCTTCAACAACAGCTTCAAGAACGGCCTGTTGCCAATCATCCTGAGCGAAAGCGAAGTCGATGAACTGTTCAAGGCCGTGGAAGCCAAGCCGGGCTACCAGTTGAAAGTGGACCTCGCCGCGCAGACCGTTACGGCGGAAAGTGGCAAGGTGTACAACTTCGAGATCGACGCCTTTCGCAAGCACTGCCTGCTGAACGGCCTGGACGACATCGGCCTGACGCTGGTGGACGGCGATGCGATTGCTGCGTTCGAAGGCAAGCACCGCGCGTCGCAGCCTTGGCTCTTCCGTTAA
- a CDS encoding 2-dehydro-3-deoxygalactonokinase, giving the protein MQAQLIALDWGTTSLRAYRLGEHGRVLEHRSLSAGIMQLPSEPRPIAGQLCSDGFELAFDEACGDWLDAEPHLPVIACGMVGSAQGWREAVYQETPASVRALSDALVTVRSARGVDVHIVPGVLQRSALPNVMRGEETQVLGILDSLPAADARQSLLIGLPGSHSKWVRAVDGCIVHFDTFMTGEVYAALSAHTILGRTMQRSEAFDVAAFDRGVAVSLSPEGAAGLLSTIFSTRTLGLTGALGGASQPDYLSGLLIGHEIVALTHLLKHTETPLPSVILIGSGALLERYQRALDANGFPHVTFAEQATERGLWQVAVQAGLTTSLSTAAPRPLHVEN; this is encoded by the coding sequence ATGCAGGCGCAATTGATCGCGCTCGATTGGGGAACGACGTCCCTTCGTGCGTATCGACTCGGCGAACACGGTCGGGTTCTGGAACATCGCTCGCTCAGCGCGGGCATCATGCAATTGCCGTCCGAGCCTCGGCCGATCGCAGGGCAACTGTGCAGTGACGGCTTCGAACTGGCCTTCGACGAAGCTTGTGGCGACTGGCTCGACGCTGAACCCCACTTGCCCGTGATCGCGTGCGGGATGGTCGGCAGTGCGCAGGGCTGGCGCGAAGCGGTGTATCAGGAAACCCCCGCCAGCGTCAGGGCCTTGAGCGATGCGTTGGTGACCGTTCGCAGTGCGCGCGGGGTCGACGTCCACATCGTGCCGGGGGTTTTGCAGCGCTCGGCCCTGCCCAATGTCATGCGTGGCGAAGAAACTCAGGTCCTTGGCATTCTCGACTCGCTCCCTGCCGCCGACGCCCGCCAATCGTTGTTGATCGGCCTGCCTGGCAGCCACTCGAAGTGGGTGAGGGCGGTGGACGGCTGCATCGTGCATTTCGACACGTTCATGACCGGCGAGGTCTATGCCGCGCTGTCTGCTCACACCATCCTGGGTCGCACGATGCAGCGCAGCGAGGCGTTCGATGTCGCCGCCTTTGATCGCGGGGTGGCTGTATCGCTCTCGCCCGAAGGCGCTGCGGGGCTACTGTCCACCATCTTCAGCACGCGGACCCTGGGTCTGACCGGTGCACTCGGTGGCGCTTCACAACCCGATTACCTCTCCGGCCTGCTCATCGGCCACGAAATCGTTGCCTTGACGCACCTGCTGAAACACACCGAAACCCCGTTGCCCTCGGTGATTCTGATCGGCAGCGGCGCGTTGCTCGAACGCTATCAACGTGCGCTGGACGCCAACGGCTTCCCCCACGTGACCTTCGCCGAACAGGCCACCGAACGCGGCCTGTGGCAGGTCGCAGTGCAAGCCGGTCTGACGACTTCTCTTTCTACGGCCGCTCCCCGGCCCCTCCACGTGGAGAACTGA
- a CDS encoding IclR family transcriptional regulator, producing MHDSSDTAGAAGKDAAPTGTQTLLRGLGVVQAVASGARDLKEIARLIGTTRSTTHRLASCLVEERYLRVLPQMGYVLGPKLIELGFQAREELPLPALARPFLDELSALTGDTVHLAIREGDEVLYLHKNPGRNGPEMRSRVGHRMPLARTGIGKALLLDSPESEWQRLYDVSVPEVAKNPLWPAHQEQTWVQVRERMHEYVKGGYAFDLEDNEPSIRCVAAPVRDASKHIVAGISIASTVPYMPLEKMAELVPVIKEVAARLSAELGG from the coding sequence ATGCACGATTCTTCCGACACCGCAGGCGCGGCTGGCAAAGACGCCGCCCCCACCGGCACGCAAACTTTGTTGCGCGGGCTGGGCGTGGTGCAAGCCGTGGCCAGCGGCGCGCGCGACCTCAAGGAAATTGCCCGGCTGATCGGCACCACCCGCAGCACGACTCACCGCTTGGCCAGTTGCCTCGTGGAAGAACGCTATCTGCGGGTCTTGCCGCAAATGGGTTATGTGTTAGGGCCAAAGCTGATAGAGCTGGGGTTTCAGGCGCGGGAAGAGCTGCCATTGCCTGCGTTGGCGCGACCCTTTCTGGATGAGCTGTCGGCGCTGACCGGTGATACCGTGCACTTGGCGATCCGCGAAGGCGACGAGGTGCTGTACCTGCACAAGAATCCCGGCCGCAATGGGCCAGAGATGCGTTCGCGGGTGGGACATCGCATGCCGCTGGCGCGCACAGGCATCGGCAAGGCGTTGCTGCTGGACAGTCCGGAAAGCGAGTGGCAGCGGCTGTACGACGTCAGTGTGCCGGAGGTGGCGAAGAACCCGCTGTGGCCCGCGCATCAGGAACAGACCTGGGTGCAGGTGCGCGAACGGATGCACGAATACGTGAAGGGCGGGTATGCGTTCGATCTTGAAGACAACGAACCGTCGATTCGTTGTGTGGCTGCACCGGTTCGCGATGCCAGTAAACACATTGTTGCCGGGATCAGCATCGCCAGCACTGTGCCGTACATGCCACTGGAAAAGATGGCCGAGCTGGTGCCGGTGATCAAGGAAGTGGCGGCACGGTTGTCGGCGGAGTTGGGCGGGTGA
- a CDS encoding NAD(P)-dependent alcohol dehydrogenase — MYTAIGYAAQSATTPLAPMTFNRRSPRPDDVAIEILYCGVCHSDIHQARNEWGIAVYPLMPGHEIVGKVTEVGTKVTKHKVGDLVGVGCMVDSCRHCEACAADLEQYCLEGPTLTYATPDRVDGSNTMGGYSNSIVVSEHFVVRIPEKLNLAAAAPILCAGITTYSPLKHYGVKAGDKVGVLGMGGLGHMGIKFAKAMGAEVTLFTRSASKAEEARRQGADHVIVSTDAEQMKAAAGHFDFLLDTIPVQHDLNPYLDTLRFDGVHILVGLIEPIDPAVHAANLVMKRRVLAGSLIGGIAETQEVLDFCAEHDISCDIEMLDIKNINEAYSRMIAGDVKYRFVIDMATLKV; from the coding sequence ATGTACACAGCCATCGGTTATGCCGCTCAATCCGCCACGACCCCCCTCGCCCCCATGACCTTCAACCGCCGCAGCCCGCGCCCGGACGACGTGGCCATCGAGATTCTGTACTGCGGCGTCTGCCACTCCGACATCCATCAGGCACGAAACGAATGGGGCATCGCGGTCTACCCGCTGATGCCGGGCCACGAGATCGTCGGCAAGGTGACCGAAGTCGGTACCAAGGTCACCAAACACAAAGTCGGCGATCTGGTCGGCGTGGGGTGCATGGTCGACTCCTGCCGTCATTGCGAGGCCTGCGCTGCAGATCTGGAGCAGTATTGCCTGGAAGGCCCGACCCTGACTTACGCCACGCCGGACCGCGTTGATGGCAGCAACACCATGGGCGGCTATTCCAACAGCATCGTGGTCAGCGAGCACTTCGTGGTGCGCATCCCGGAGAAGCTGAACCTGGCCGCTGCCGCGCCGATCCTCTGCGCAGGCATCACCACCTATTCGCCGCTCAAGCACTATGGCGTCAAGGCGGGCGACAAAGTGGGCGTGCTGGGCATGGGCGGTCTGGGCCACATGGGCATCAAGTTCGCCAAAGCGATGGGCGCTGAAGTCACGCTGTTCACCCGTTCCGCGAGCAAGGCAGAAGAAGCCCGTCGTCAGGGGGCAGACCATGTGATCGTGTCCACCGATGCGGAGCAGATGAAAGCCGCTGCCGGTCACTTCGATTTCTTGCTGGACACCATTCCGGTGCAGCACGACCTGAACCCGTACCTGGACACCCTGCGTTTTGACGGCGTGCACATTTTGGTGGGCCTGATCGAACCGATCGACCCCGCTGTGCATGCCGCCAACCTGGTGATGAAACGTCGTGTGTTGGCAGGTTCGTTGATCGGCGGTATCGCAGAAACGCAGGAAGTGCTGGATTTCTGCGCCGAGCACGACATCAGCTGCGACATCGAGATGCTCGACATCAAGAACATCAACGAGGCGTACAGCCGCATGATTGCAGGCGATGTGAAGTATCGTTTTGTGATTGATATGGCGACGTTGAAGGTGTAA
- the leuB gene encoding 3-isopropylmalate dehydrogenase, which translates to MSKQILILPGDGIGPEIMTEAVKVLELASEKYQLGFELSHDVIGGAAIDKHGVPLADETLDRARAADAVLLGAVGGPKWDAIERDIRPERGLLKIRSQLGLFANLRPAILYPQLADASSLKPEIVAGLDILIVRELTGGIYFGAPRGTRELENGERQSYDTLPYSESEIRRIARVGFDMARVRGKKLCSVDKANVLASSQLWREVVEQVAKDYPDVELSHMYVDNAAMQLVRAPKQFDVMVTDNMFGDILSDEASMLTGSIGMLPSASLDSNNKGMYEPCHGSAPDIAGKGVANPLATILSVSMMLRYSFNEHTAADAIEKAVSLVLDQGLRTGDIWSEGNAKVGTQEMGDAVVAALRNL; encoded by the coding sequence ATGAGCAAGCAGATTCTGATTCTCCCCGGTGACGGCATTGGTCCTGAAATCATGACCGAAGCGGTCAAGGTGCTGGAGCTGGCCAGCGAGAAGTATCAGTTGGGTTTCGAACTGAGCCACGACGTCATCGGTGGCGCGGCGATCGACAAGCACGGCGTGCCACTGGCCGACGAAACGCTGGACCGTGCCCGTGCGGCCGACGCGGTGTTGCTGGGCGCGGTGGGCGGCCCAAAATGGGACGCGATCGAGCGTGACATTCGCCCGGAGCGCGGCCTGCTGAAAATCCGTTCGCAACTGGGTCTGTTTGCCAACCTGCGTCCTGCGATCCTCTACCCGCAACTGGCCGACGCTTCCAGCCTCAAGCCGGAAATCGTCGCAGGCCTGGACATTCTCATCGTTCGCGAGCTGACCGGCGGTATCTACTTCGGCGCGCCACGGGGCACCCGCGAGCTGGAAAACGGCGAGCGCCAGTCTTACGATACGCTGCCGTACAGCGAGAGCGAGATCCGCCGTATCGCCCGTGTCGGCTTCGACATGGCCCGCGTGCGTGGCAAGAAGCTGTGCTCAGTGGACAAGGCCAACGTTCTGGCCTCCAGCCAGCTGTGGCGTGAAGTGGTCGAGCAGGTGGCCAAGGATTACCCGGATGTCGAGCTGAGCCACATGTACGTGGACAATGCGGCGATGCAACTGGTCCGCGCACCGAAGCAGTTCGACGTGATGGTCACCGACAACATGTTCGGAGACATCCTGTCCGACGAAGCGTCGATGCTCACTGGCTCCATTGGCATGCTGCCGTCGGCGTCGCTGGATTCGAACAACAAGGGCATGTACGAGCCTTGCCACGGTTCGGCGCCGGACATTGCGGGCAAAGGCGTTGCCAACCCGTTGGCGACCATCCTTTCGGTGTCGATGATGCTGCGTTACAGCTTCAACGAACACACGGCGGCGGACGCTATCGAGAAGGCCGTGAGCCTGGTCCTCGACCAAGGCCTGCGCACCGGTGACATCTGGTCCGAAGGCAATGCCAAAGTCGGTACGCAGGAAATGGGTGACGCCGTAGTCGCCGCGCTGCGCAATCTGTAA
- a CDS encoding acyltransferase, whose product MKRFLVLDSFRGLCALAFIVHHSHIERSITELTFFRNVSQFVGFFFALSGFLIYRRYSDHLHTPRHVSEFMVTRACRVVPMHVAVLLFFIGFECLKWVLERRGLSLNYPAFSGDRSPGEILPNLLLIQAWWPGFNALSFNYPSWFISVEFYVWMTFALILFALPRLARKLITLLCVLAFIALYKDFSPIPHNVLWGISCFFAGAITYRIYARVRDSMPGPVIGTLLEAAVLGAIYWVMTEGELPLTVELGLLFCLAILIFAFEAGLISRALSFRPFPALGKLWLSIYLTHAAVIFVLATALTVVAKFSGYGLLVDKPSEATGTMVRYLSTGSALNDNLLMLFVVVAVVVVSRLTHCYIEAPGIRFGKHWKHRTLMRRRKDDPPVEGA is encoded by the coding sequence ATGAAGCGTTTCCTCGTGCTCGACAGCTTTCGCGGCCTCTGCGCATTGGCTTTTATCGTCCATCACTCGCACATCGAACGCAGCATCACCGAGCTGACGTTCTTCCGAAATGTCAGCCAGTTCGTGGGATTTTTCTTCGCTCTCAGCGGGTTTCTGATCTACCGGCGCTACAGCGACCACCTGCACACACCCCGCCATGTGAGTGAATTCATGGTGACCCGCGCCTGTCGGGTGGTGCCGATGCATGTCGCGGTGCTGTTGTTTTTCATCGGCTTCGAATGCCTGAAATGGGTGCTTGAACGACGCGGGTTGTCGTTGAACTACCCGGCCTTCAGCGGTGACCGTTCGCCAGGGGAAATCCTGCCCAACCTGCTGTTGATTCAGGCATGGTGGCCGGGGTTTAACGCACTGTCGTTCAACTACCCATCGTGGTTCATCAGCGTGGAGTTCTACGTCTGGATGACCTTCGCGCTGATCCTGTTCGCACTCCCCCGCCTCGCACGCAAGCTGATCACGTTGCTGTGCGTGTTGGCGTTTATCGCGCTGTACAAGGACTTCAGTCCGATTCCGCACAATGTGTTGTGGGGCATTTCCTGTTTCTTCGCAGGGGCAATCACCTACCGGATTTACGCGCGGGTGCGGGATTCGATGCCGGGCCCGGTGATCGGGACGCTGCTGGAAGCGGCGGTATTAGGCGCCATTTACTGGGTCATGACCGAGGGCGAGCTGCCGCTCACCGTGGAACTGGGGCTGTTGTTCTGCCTGGCGATTCTGATCTTCGCGTTTGAAGCGGGCCTCATCTCACGAGCACTCTCGTTCAGGCCATTTCCGGCGCTGGGGAAATTGTGGCTGTCGATTTACCTGACCCACGCGGCAGTGATTTTCGTGCTGGCGACTGCACTGACCGTCGTGGCGAAATTCAGCGGGTATGGGTTACTGGTGGACAAACCAAGTGAAGCGACCGGGACGATGGTGCGGTATTTGAGTACTGGCAGTGCGCTGAACGATAACTTGCTGATGCTCTTTGTGGTGGTGGCGGTGGTCGTGGTCTCGAGGCTCACACACTGCTATATCGAAGCCCCGGGAATCCGGTTTGGCAAGCATTGGAAACACCGGACGTTGATGCGTCGGCGCAAGGATGATCCGCCGGTTGAAGGGGCTTGA